In Mytilus trossulus isolate FHL-02 chromosome 14, PNRI_Mtr1.1.1.hap1, whole genome shotgun sequence, a genomic segment contains:
- the LOC134696088 gene encoding uncharacterized protein LOC134696088: MNLGKKNHDGKNDEQRLIKENDNLIRENKRLRNEKAILQKEKATLENEKDDALSRLSKLAGKKLTDGNPDITDLGNPNRPAKIGERWASLYTDEWTYVFEDLTEQNKKKGNTNELPEKQLIKIVDWCYKKCLEIAKEQNNKIHETLLEVVRFIHFLGAKPKEVDHNKPEQCNIDTEDKMIIAAVTTFEEKAKIQLQCSTTLIDAVRKQCCDDYISSNPDSLASAKHFIIKCSELCWHVLSSNPPMAIDYENFEEQPMDPNKFNKYNRSGTTVEYVVWPALLLHKDGPVLAKGTVQTNYEDKTAPRKKSADNIFGPPKRCKPTDTPTTKDDYTSKQMSDPIQCTKDSLKGDTHAHDSELQPTKPNNKDQLNDLSQKVDFNSINPLCNSKKEKENEFNIDPGEQLSAHKEQDVKPGCALKTGDAENINQSCRCLGKNSESINEQLIEGSSGVTTEGSEEIKNETSNSTIGDKNIGDDQMEETNKNGVENEFENYSNKVTELQSKSKNQYENISIKKSHTSRDRQETKGDELNISVHKGVKTQKEVMDAVDSKQYDDKYEPKPFSLDGSINPPTLSWESNTDDKYEPLGNNKTINANNGIHDSPTVSSIESKIKFYSKEGNQLNGPPQRTGTIQRELDKVRKRSKLPKEKDFNKTKPESKTSRKNSSN, from the exons atgaatCTAGGAAAGAAAAATCATGATGGTAAAAATGATGAACAAAGACTTATCAAGGAAAACGATAATTTGATAAGAGAAAATAAGCGATTAAGGAACGAGAAGGcaatattacaaaaagaaaaggcAACATTAGAAAATGAAAAGGACGATGCGTTATCGAG ATTAAGCAAACTAGCAGGCAAAAAGCTCACAGATGGGAACCCAGACATAACCGATCTTGGAAATCCAAACAGACCTGCAAAGATTGGAGAACGCTGGGCCTCGCTGTATACTGACGAATGGACATATGTCTTTGAAGATTTAACTGAACAGAATAAGAAAAAGGGCAACACTAATGAACTACCGGAAAAGCAACTGATCAAGATTGTAGAT TGGTGTTACAAGAAATGTTTAGAAATAgcaaaagaacaaaataataaaatccatGAAACCTTATTGGAAGTCGTACGGTTCATTCATTTTCTCGGAGCAAAACCAAAGGAGGTCGACCAC AATAAACCAGAGCAATGTAACATTGACACTGAAGATAAAATGATAATAGCAGCTGTGACAACTTTTGAGGAAAAGGCTAAGATTCAACTCCAATGCAGTACGACTTTGATTGATGCTGTTCGGAAG CAATGTTGTGACGACTATATTTCATCTAATCCTGATTCTTTGGCAAGCGCAaaacatttcattataaaatgttcAGAATTGTGCTGGCACGTGCTTTCGTCGAATCCACCAATGGCGATTgattatgaaaattttgaagAGCAGCCAATGGATCCCAATAAATTCAATAAGTATAACAGATCTGGTACTACTGTTGAATATGTCGTTTGGCCAGCCCTCCTCCTACATAAAGATGGTCCAGTGCTAGCAAAAGGAACGGTTCAGACCAATTATGAGGATAAAACAGCACCTCGAAAAAAATCCGCAGACAACATATTTGGACCACCGAAACGTTGTAAACCAACTGATACTCCTACTACAAAAGATGATTATACAAGCAAACAAATGTCAGATCCTATTCAATGCACTAAAGATTCACTTAAAGGTGATACCCACGCACATGATTCTGAATTACAGCCTACTAAACCGAATAATAAGGATCAACTAAACGATTTATCACAAAAGGTGGATTTCAATTCCATCAACCCGCTTTGTaatagtaaaaaagaaaaagaaaatgaattcaaTATTGATCCAGGGGAACAATTATCTGCACACAAAGAGCAAGATGTGAAACCAGGATGTGCCTTAAAAACGGGAGATGCTGAAAACATTAATCAAAGTTGTCGTTGTCTTGGAAAGAACAGTGAATCGATAAACGAACAGCTTATTGAAGGCAGTTCTGGAGTAACAACCGAAGGCTCTGAAGAAATAAAGAATGAAACCAGCAATTCCACTATAGGTGATAAAAATATAGGCGATGATCAAATggaagaaacaaataaaaatggcgttgaaaatgaatttgaaaattattcaaACAAAGTAACAGAACTTCAAAGTAAATCCAAGAATCAATACGAaaatatttctatcaaaaaaagtCATACTTCTCGAGACAGACAAGAAACGAAAGGTGATGAATTGAATATCTCTGTTCATAAAGGTGTTAAGACACAAAAAGAAGTAATGGATGCAGTTGACAGCAAACAATATGATGATAAATATGAACCAAAACCTTTTTCGTTGGACGGATCTATAAACCCTCCCACACTTTCCTGGGAATCTAACACGGATGATAAGTACGAACCTCTTGGTAATAACAAAACTATCAATGCGAATAATGGAATACATGACTCACCCACTGTTTCAAGTATTgaaagtaaaatcaaattttatagtAAGGAAGGAAACCAATTGAATGGACCCCCTCAACGTACAGGGACAATTCAACGAGAATTAGACAAAGTACGCAAAAGGTCAAAGCTTCCAAAAGAAAAAGACTTCAATAAAACCAAACCGGAATCGAAAACTTCAAGGAAAAACTCATCAAACTAA